In the genome of Salinispirillum sp. LH 10-3-1, one region contains:
- the ftsA gene encoding cell division protein FtsA yields the protein MSSSHKGELIVSLDIGTSKVVAIVGLVNAEGGLEVVGLGSHPAYGMKKGVVVNIESTVQSIQRAIEEAELMSGCDIHSVHVGIAGSHIRSHNSHGIVAIRDKEVQEADVERVIDAAQAVAIPADQKILHILPQEYLIDNQEGIKEPYGMSGVRLEAKVHLVTAAENAVQNIEKCVRRCGLEVEQIILEQLASSYAVLTADEKELGVCMVDIGGGTTDMAIFTEGAIRHTSVIPIAGDQVTNDIAMAFATPTQHAEEIKVKYACALAQLAGAHESIKVPSVGDRPPRELSRQALAEVVEPRYEELFSLIQAELRRSGYEEMIPAGIVLTGGTSRMEGAVELAEEVFHMPVRLAYPTGVTGLTDVVQSPVYSTGVGLLLHGLQQLELQGSKKKKRAQKQQAGFWVRFKDMVKQNF from the coding sequence ATGAGTTCATCACACAAGGGCGAATTGATTGTCAGCTTGGACATTGGTACGTCCAAGGTGGTGGCCATTGTCGGGCTGGTTAATGCGGAAGGCGGTCTTGAAGTAGTTGGTCTTGGCTCACATCCCGCTTACGGCATGAAGAAAGGCGTGGTGGTCAATATCGAGTCGACCGTGCAGTCGATTCAGCGCGCCATCGAAGAAGCCGAATTAATGTCAGGGTGTGACATTCATTCCGTGCACGTGGGCATCGCCGGTAGTCATATTCGCAGCCACAACAGTCACGGTATTGTCGCCATTCGGGACAAAGAAGTGCAGGAAGCGGACGTCGAGCGTGTGATCGATGCAGCGCAAGCGGTCGCGATACCAGCGGATCAGAAAATTTTACACATTCTGCCGCAGGAGTATTTGATCGATAACCAAGAAGGCATCAAAGAGCCTTACGGGATGTCGGGTGTGCGCTTGGAAGCCAAGGTGCATTTGGTTACGGCCGCCGAGAACGCGGTGCAGAATATTGAAAAATGTGTACGTCGTTGCGGCCTGGAAGTGGAGCAGATCATCCTTGAGCAACTGGCGTCAAGCTACGCCGTGTTGACCGCCGATGAAAAAGAATTGGGCGTGTGCATGGTGGATATCGGCGGCGGTACCACCGATATGGCGATTTTTACCGAAGGGGCTATTCGCCATACCTCGGTGATCCCCATCGCCGGTGATCAGGTGACCAATGATATCGCCATGGCTTTTGCTACGCCGACGCAGCACGCCGAAGAAATCAAGGTGAAATACGCTTGTGCACTGGCGCAGTTAGCGGGGGCACATGAGTCCATCAAGGTGCCGAGTGTGGGTGATCGCCCACCGCGTGAACTGTCACGTCAAGCATTGGCAGAGGTGGTTGAGCCGCGTTATGAAGAATTGTTTTCATTAATTCAGGCCGAACTGCGCCGCAGTGGCTATGAAGAAATGATACCGGCAGGCATCGTGCTGACCGGAGGTACCTCCCGCATGGAAGGTGCCGTAGAACTGGCCGAAGAGGTATTTCATATGCCTGTTCGGCTCGCTTACCCCACTGGTGTAACAGGCCTGACCGACGTAGTACAGAGCCCTGTGTATTCCACTGGTGTAGGGTTGCTGTTGCACGGACTGCAGCAACTGGAATTGCAGGGCAGTAAAAAGAAGAAACGCGCCCAGAAACAACAAGCAGGGTTTTGGGTTCGTTTTAAAGACATGGTCAAACAAAATTTCTAA
- the ftsZ gene encoding cell division protein FtsZ produces MFTLVESSPNQAVIKVVGVGGGGCNAVQHMLATNQVPGVQFICTNTDAQALDVLDGATVLQLGGALTKGLGAGANPEVGRQSAIEDRDKIVEVLQGADMIFVTAGMGGGTGTGAAPIVAEVAKELGILTVGVVTKPFKFEGRRRMKLADAGIEALRQHVDSLICIPNQKLLTAMADDVSLLDAFAEADNVLLNAVQGISDLIIRQGKINVDFADVRTVMAEMGMAMMGAGVARGENRATKAAEAAIRSPLLEDVDLRGARGVLVNITAGVNLGLHEFEAVGDIIEEFAAEDATIVIGTAIDPELTDEIRVTVVATGIGEKDEKPVIAVDNTRKKVETNYQKLDRPTVMRRRDDEVRSQNTGAKPQGMDDLLDVPAFLRRQAD; encoded by the coding sequence ATGTTCACCTTGGTAGAGTCTTCACCGAATCAAGCTGTCATTAAAGTAGTGGGTGTTGGTGGTGGCGGTTGTAACGCTGTCCAACACATGTTGGCGACCAATCAGGTGCCTGGTGTGCAGTTTATTTGCACCAACACAGACGCCCAAGCGTTAGATGTTTTAGATGGTGCTACCGTGTTGCAGTTGGGTGGCGCCCTGACGAAAGGGCTGGGTGCGGGTGCTAACCCGGAGGTCGGTCGGCAGTCCGCGATTGAAGATCGCGATAAGATTGTAGAAGTGCTGCAAGGTGCCGATATGATCTTCGTTACCGCCGGTATGGGTGGTGGTACGGGTACAGGTGCCGCGCCGATCGTCGCTGAAGTGGCGAAAGAATTAGGTATTTTGACGGTGGGCGTGGTTACCAAGCCGTTTAAATTCGAAGGACGTCGCCGGATGAAATTGGCAGATGCCGGTATCGAAGCCTTGCGTCAGCATGTGGATTCATTGATCTGTATCCCTAACCAGAAGTTGTTGACCGCTATGGCGGATGACGTAAGTCTGTTAGACGCTTTTGCCGAAGCCGACAACGTCTTGCTGAACGCCGTGCAGGGTATCTCTGACCTGATCATCCGTCAGGGTAAGATCAACGTCGACTTTGCCGACGTCCGTACGGTCATGGCCGAAATGGGCATGGCAATGATGGGTGCCGGTGTGGCGCGCGGTGAGAATCGTGCAACTAAAGCAGCCGAAGCGGCGATTCGCTCTCCGCTGTTGGAAGATGTCGATCTGCGTGGTGCGCGTGGTGTGCTGGTTAACATCACCGCAGGCGTTAACTTGGGACTGCACGAGTTTGAAGCCGTCGGTGACATCATTGAGGAATTTGCGGCGGAAGATGCTACAATTGTAATTGGTACAGCTATCGATCCGGAACTCACTGATGAGATTCGTGTGACTGTGGTAGCGACCGGGATTGGTGAGAAAGACGAAAAACCCGTCATCGCCGTCGACAACACGCGTAAAAAAGTCGAAACGAATTACCAGAAACTGGATCGACCCACCGTGATGCGCCGTCGTGACGACGAAGTGCGTAGTCAAAATACTGGCGCAAAACCGCAAGGAATGGACGATTTACTTGACGTTCCTGCGTTCTTACGCCGTCAGGCTGATTAA
- the lpxC gene encoding UDP-3-O-acyl-N-acetylglucosamine deacetylase, producing the protein MVKQRTLRNAIKATGVGLHSGEKVFLTLRPAPVDTGIVFRRTDLSPEVEIQAFAKNVGDTTLSTTLMKGDVRVDTVEHLLSAMAGLGIDNVYVDVSAAEVPIMDGSAGPFVFLLQSAGIAEQDAAKKYIRIIRPIEVRDGDRVARFEPYDGFKISFKIDFDHPVFANGKQFASLDFSSSTFVKEISRARTFGFMRDFEYLRANNLALGANFNNAIAMDEYRVLNEDGLRYEDEFVKHKILDAVGDLYLLGHSLIGHFIAEKSGHGLNNLLLRELICHPETWEYMTFDTAEAAPISYRPVLA; encoded by the coding sequence ATGGTGAAGCAACGCACGCTCCGAAACGCCATTAAAGCCACAGGCGTGGGGCTACACTCTGGAGAGAAGGTCTTTTTGACGCTTCGTCCTGCTCCAGTGGACACAGGGATTGTCTTTCGTCGGACAGATCTCAGTCCAGAGGTAGAGATACAAGCCTTTGCAAAAAATGTGGGCGATACGACCTTATCAACGACATTGATGAAAGGTGACGTGCGTGTAGACACCGTGGAACACCTGCTGTCGGCCATGGCTGGCCTCGGCATAGACAACGTCTATGTCGATGTCAGTGCTGCCGAAGTGCCCATCATGGACGGCAGTGCAGGTCCGTTTGTGTTCTTATTGCAGTCCGCTGGCATTGCCGAGCAGGATGCGGCCAAAAAATACATTCGTATTATTCGGCCTATTGAAGTGCGTGATGGCGACCGTGTAGCGCGGTTTGAGCCCTATGACGGCTTTAAAATCAGTTTCAAGATTGATTTTGATCACCCGGTTTTCGCTAATGGTAAGCAGTTCGCTAGCCTCGATTTTTCTTCATCGACCTTTGTGAAAGAGATCAGTCGGGCACGTACCTTTGGCTTTATGCGGGACTTCGAATATCTGCGCGCGAACAACCTGGCGCTTGGTGCTAATTTCAATAACGCCATTGCTATGGATGAATACCGTGTTCTGAATGAAGACGGTTTACGTTACGAGGATGAATTTGTGAAGCATAAGATTTTGGACGCTGTCGGCGACCTTTATCTTTTGGGACACAGCCTTATCGGCCATTTCATTGCCGAAAAGTCGGGGCATGGTCTTAACAACCTGCTGCTGCGTGAATTGATCTGTCACCCAGAAACTTGGGAGTACATGACCTTTGACACGGCCGAGGCAGCTCCTATATCTTATCGCCCAGTACTAGCGTAA
- a CDS encoding M23 family metallopeptidase, which translates to MDIILVSRRHGSSTHIPRWLGKWVVPFFIAVICVTFFAGYRVGAPIHEMALSKDAMSQWENEISKQKAEVEKISRLTYEQLDALTVRLAELQARLTRVDALGERLVQVAGLEDGEFDFTMMPGVGGPEMSGEGMSYRPPSFMEALDQLDSHIVSRSHQLSILESVLQNRNIEAQTFVAGRPVGSGSWMSSRFGYRTDPFTGRITWHNGLDFAGRQGIDVMAVAAGVVVYSGDRGGYGNTVDINHGGGYVTRYAHNKENLVSVGDIVEKGQPIALLGSTGRSTAPHVHFEVYLNGRAVDPAPYITRRMN; encoded by the coding sequence ATGGATATCATTCTTGTCAGTCGCCGTCATGGCAGCTCAACACACATTCCGCGCTGGCTCGGCAAATGGGTGGTCCCGTTTTTCATTGCGGTCATTTGCGTGACTTTTTTTGCTGGCTATCGCGTTGGTGCGCCCATTCATGAGATGGCGCTGAGTAAAGACGCCATGAGTCAGTGGGAAAACGAAATCAGTAAGCAGAAAGCTGAAGTAGAAAAGATCTCTCGTCTGACCTACGAACAGCTGGATGCGTTGACCGTCCGACTTGCTGAGTTGCAAGCACGCTTGACGAGAGTCGATGCACTGGGCGAGCGCTTGGTACAGGTCGCCGGTTTAGAAGACGGTGAATTTGATTTCACCATGATGCCTGGGGTCGGTGGGCCAGAGATGTCTGGAGAGGGCATGTCTTATCGTCCTCCGTCCTTTATGGAGGCCCTGGATCAGTTAGACAGCCATATCGTCAGTCGTAGTCATCAGTTGTCCATCTTGGAATCTGTTTTGCAGAACCGAAATATCGAAGCACAGACGTTTGTGGCCGGTCGTCCGGTGGGTTCAGGCTCGTGGATGAGTTCGCGCTTTGGGTATCGTACCGATCCGTTCACTGGACGTATCACGTGGCACAATGGTTTGGATTTCGCTGGCCGACAGGGTATTGATGTTATGGCAGTGGCCGCCGGGGTTGTTGTCTACAGTGGCGATCGTGGCGGCTATGGTAATACTGTCGATATCAACCATGGCGGTGGGTATGTTACCCGCTATGCACACAATAAAGAGAACCTGGTCAGTGTCGGTGATATCGTAGAAAAGGGGCAGCCCATTGCCTTGCTGGGTTCGACAGGTCGTTCTACAGCACCGCACGTTCACTTTGAAGTATATCTTAATGGCCGAGCGGTAGACCCGGCCCCGTACATTACGCGTCGTATGAATTGA
- the secA gene encoding preprotein translocase subunit SecA, with translation MFTQLARKIVGSKNEREIKRLGKIVARINAMEAEIQALDDAALKAKTEEFKTRFSAGETLDKLLPEAFAVCREASARVMGMRHFDVQLIGGMVLHSGKVAEMKTGEGKTLVATLAAYLNALSGEGVHIVTVNDYLAARDANWMRPLYEFLGLSVGVVRGQQPAEEKRAAYLCDLTYGTNNEMGFDYLRDNMAFRKEDKFQRGHAFAVVDEVDSILIDEARTPLIISGPAEDSSEKYIQLNKLIPRLQRHIPADEGVEEQPGDFKVDEKDRMVELTEQGHEKLEAMLIEAGLLQEGESLYAPHNLTLLHHAHAALRAHNLFQRNVDYIVQDKDVVIVDEHTGRTMPGRRWSEGLHQAVEAKEGLPIQRENQTLASTTFQNYFRLYQKLSGMTGTADTEAFELNQIYGLDVVVIPTNKPISRQDHNDLVYMSEADKYTAVIKDIQACVAAGRPVLVGTASVEASERISLALDKEKVKHSVLNAKNHANEAQIIADAGRAGSVTIATNMAGRGTDIVLGGNWESEVKALENPTENQIEAIKAAWQERHDAVLAAGGLHIIGTERHESRRIDNQLRGRAGRQGDPGSSRFYLSLEDNFMRIFMSDRMKSIMQGLGLEKGEALEAKMVSNAIEKAQRKVENRNFDIRKQLLEYDDVANDQRTVVYQQRDELMDEADLTEIIDNIRADVVGAVVDEFIPPQSLSEQWDIEGLEAQLQTNFAVNLPVSKWLEADDHLDEKGIRKRILDEIVQSYKAKEEVAGADALRQFEKQVMLQVLDQLWKEHLYAMDQLRQGIHLRGYAQKNPKQEYKREAFALFQEMLESVKREAIRLLSHVQVRSREEVEEMERRRIEQQKAMEELQRRQAEQREIASQLPGGGAEVPKVGRNEPCPCGSGKKYKHCHGRLA, from the coding sequence ATGTTTACTCAGTTAGCCCGAAAGATCGTTGGTAGTAAGAACGAGCGTGAAATCAAGCGACTCGGTAAAATAGTCGCCCGAATCAATGCGATGGAAGCCGAAATTCAAGCATTGGATGATGCGGCTCTAAAAGCGAAGACCGAAGAATTTAAAACCCGTTTCAGTGCGGGTGAAACCCTTGATAAGCTGTTGCCAGAGGCCTTTGCCGTTTGTCGCGAAGCCAGTGCGCGCGTCATGGGCATGCGTCACTTTGACGTCCAGTTGATCGGTGGCATGGTATTGCACAGCGGTAAAGTCGCTGAGATGAAAACCGGTGAAGGTAAAACCTTGGTGGCCACTCTCGCCGCGTACCTGAATGCGCTTAGCGGTGAAGGTGTTCACATAGTCACCGTGAACGACTACCTGGCTGCTCGTGACGCCAATTGGATGCGTCCACTGTATGAGTTTCTCGGTTTGAGCGTCGGCGTCGTGCGTGGCCAGCAGCCAGCGGAAGAGAAGCGGGCGGCCTACTTGTGCGACCTGACGTACGGCACGAACAATGAGATGGGGTTTGACTATCTGCGCGACAATATGGCCTTCCGCAAGGAAGACAAGTTTCAGCGCGGTCATGCCTTTGCTGTGGTCGATGAAGTGGATTCGATTCTGATCGATGAGGCGCGTACACCGCTGATCATCTCCGGTCCGGCAGAAGACAGCTCCGAGAAATACATCCAACTTAATAAGCTGATTCCGCGTTTGCAGCGGCACATTCCTGCTGACGAAGGTGTAGAAGAGCAACCGGGCGATTTTAAGGTCGATGAAAAAGACCGGATGGTTGAACTCACTGAACAGGGCCATGAAAAGCTCGAAGCCATGCTGATTGAAGCGGGTTTGCTGCAAGAAGGTGAGTCGCTGTATGCACCACACAATCTAACCTTGTTGCACCATGCGCATGCAGCCTTACGGGCGCATAACCTTTTTCAGCGTAACGTCGACTACATTGTGCAGGATAAAGACGTTGTTATCGTTGACGAGCATACCGGCCGTACGATGCCGGGGCGTCGTTGGAGTGAAGGCTTGCACCAAGCGGTTGAAGCCAAAGAAGGGCTGCCGATTCAGCGTGAAAACCAGACGCTCGCGTCGACAACTTTCCAGAACTACTTCCGTCTGTATCAAAAGCTCTCGGGCATGACAGGTACGGCAGATACAGAAGCCTTTGAGCTTAACCAGATTTACGGCCTTGATGTCGTAGTCATCCCGACGAATAAGCCAATCTCTCGTCAAGATCACAATGACCTCGTGTATATGTCCGAAGCCGACAAGTACACGGCGGTAATCAAAGATATCCAAGCCTGCGTGGCTGCAGGGCGCCCTGTCCTAGTTGGTACAGCCTCGGTGGAAGCCTCGGAGCGTATTTCGTTGGCCTTGGACAAAGAAAAAGTTAAACACAGCGTTTTGAACGCTAAAAACCACGCCAACGAAGCGCAGATCATTGCCGATGCGGGTCGTGCTGGTTCCGTGACCATCGCCACCAACATGGCGGGACGTGGTACAGACATCGTATTGGGTGGTAACTGGGAGTCTGAAGTTAAGGCTTTGGAAAATCCTACGGAGAATCAAATCGAGGCGATCAAAGCCGCATGGCAAGAGCGCCACGATGCCGTGCTGGCGGCTGGTGGCCTCCACATTATTGGTACTGAGCGTCACGAATCTCGTCGTATCGACAACCAGTTGCGTGGTCGTGCTGGCCGGCAGGGCGATCCGGGGTCGTCGCGCTTCTATCTGTCGCTAGAAGACAACTTCATGCGAATTTTCATGTCGGACCGCATGAAGTCCATCATGCAAGGCTTAGGCTTGGAGAAGGGTGAGGCCCTAGAAGCCAAGATGGTCTCCAATGCCATAGAAAAAGCTCAGCGTAAGGTAGAGAACCGCAACTTCGATATTCGTAAACAGTTGTTGGAATACGATGACGTCGCGAATGACCAAAGAACCGTGGTGTATCAGCAGCGCGATGAGTTGATGGACGAAGCGGATTTAACCGAAATCATTGATAATATTCGTGCCGATGTGGTCGGTGCCGTTGTCGATGAGTTTATTCCCCCTCAGAGTCTTTCCGAGCAGTGGGACATTGAAGGCCTGGAAGCACAGTTGCAGACCAATTTCGCCGTTAATTTGCCGGTTAGCAAGTGGTTAGAGGCTGACGATCATCTCGATGAAAAAGGTATCCGCAAGCGCATTTTGGACGAGATCGTTCAGTCCTACAAAGCCAAAGAAGAAGTGGCCGGCGCTGATGCTTTGCGTCAGTTCGAAAAGCAAGTGATGTTGCAAGTACTGGATCAGTTGTGGAAAGAACACCTGTATGCCATGGACCAGTTGCGTCAGGGTATTCACCTGCGGGGTTACGCGCAGAAAAATCCAAAGCAAGAATACAAGCGGGAAGCCTTCGCGCTGTTCCAAGAAATGCTCGAGTCCGTGAAGCGCGAAGCCATTCGATTGCTGTCGCACGTACAGGTGCGTAGCCGTGAAGAAGTGGAAGAGATGGAACGTCGTCGCATAGAGCAGCAGAAGGCCATGGAAGAACTGCAACGCCGTCAGGCCGAACAGCGTGAAATAGCTTCACAGCTGCCAGGCGGTGGGGCTGAAGTACCTAAGGTAGGGCGTAATGAGCCTTGCCCATGTGGTTCCGGTAAAAAATACAAACATTGCCATGGCAGATTAGCGTAG
- the argJ gene encoding bifunctional glutamate N-acetyltransferase/amino-acid acetyltransferase ArgJ, whose product MAVGAGITTQLLPVAGVELSVTSAGIKKPGKQDLTLMVLQDGSAAAGVFTQNLFCAAPVTLAKTHLAGGYVRALVINTGNANAGTGERGKADAERTCAAVAESLGFSASDVLPFSTGVIGEYLPMDRLLKAVPSLAEGVGTADWHTVAHAIMTTDTRAKGHSIQLELDGRVVTLTGVSKGAGMIKPNMATMLGFAATDAAVAPEDLQALLTSAANRSFNRITVDGDTSTNDACILVATGASGVALGPNSPHWSAFSQAVHELMRELAHQIVRDGEGATKFVAIQVHSAKSSADALEVAYTVAHSPLVKTAMSASDANWGRILAAVGRAPVAPFDLQGIDIYLDDVLLVKHGEKATGYEEAQGAAVFAKDTFTIHIHMGCGTATETVWTTDLSHEYVSINADYRS is encoded by the coding sequence ATGGCCGTAGGTGCTGGTATTACAACGCAACTCTTGCCAGTTGCGGGCGTTGAGCTGTCCGTTACGTCGGCGGGCATCAAGAAGCCAGGCAAGCAAGACTTGACCTTGATGGTGCTGCAGGACGGTAGTGCAGCAGCGGGCGTATTCACCCAGAACCTGTTTTGTGCCGCTCCCGTTACGCTGGCGAAGACCCACTTGGCGGGTGGGTACGTGCGAGCCTTGGTCATCAACACGGGTAATGCCAACGCCGGTACGGGCGAGCGTGGGAAAGCTGATGCTGAGCGTACTTGCGCGGCCGTTGCTGAATCTCTGGGCTTTTCTGCATCCGATGTGCTGCCTTTTTCCACCGGCGTGATCGGTGAGTATTTGCCGATGGATCGTCTGTTAAAGGCAGTGCCGTCGTTAGCGGAAGGGGTCGGAACTGCCGACTGGCACACGGTCGCCCACGCCATCATGACCACCGATACACGTGCCAAAGGCCATAGCATTCAGCTTGAGCTGGACGGTCGTGTTGTTACCTTAACGGGAGTCAGCAAAGGTGCAGGGATGATTAAACCCAATATGGCTACCATGCTGGGTTTTGCTGCTACCGACGCTGCGGTAGCGCCGGAAGATTTGCAGGCGCTACTGACTTCGGCGGCCAATCGAAGCTTTAACCGTATTACGGTGGATGGTGATACCTCGACGAACGATGCGTGCATTTTAGTCGCCACCGGAGCCTCCGGTGTGGCTCTTGGCCCAAACAGTCCGCATTGGTCTGCCTTTAGCCAAGCAGTGCATGAACTGATGCGCGAACTGGCGCACCAGATTGTCCGCGACGGGGAGGGTGCAACGAAGTTTGTTGCCATTCAGGTGCACTCTGCGAAGAGCAGTGCGGACGCCTTGGAAGTGGCCTATACCGTAGCACACTCGCCCTTAGTAAAAACCGCGATGTCGGCGAGCGATGCGAATTGGGGAAGAATCTTAGCCGCCGTCGGCCGGGCCCCTGTTGCGCCATTTGATCTGCAAGGTATCGACATTTATTTAGACGATGTTTTGTTGGTGAAGCACGGCGAAAAAGCTACGGGTTATGAAGAAGCGCAAGGCGCAGCAGTGTTCGCAAAGGACACGTTCACCATACATATTCATATGGGCTGTGGTACCGCAACAGAAACGGTGTGGACGACCGACCTCAGTCATGAGTACGTATCTATCAACGCCGATTACCGTTCCTGA
- the mutT gene encoding 8-oxo-dGTP diphosphatase MutT, translated as MSTYLSTPITVPDMRQIDVAVGVVLDDAGRVLLARRPEALHQGGKLEFPGGKIEPGESLAHAMQREFLEEVNLALHVPEDLAPWQVIEHDYGDKQVRLMIALVTSYSGTPMGNEGQDVFWQPVAQLKAADFPAANVAIIDKLQQHLGVEDDRPMVDEG; from the coding sequence ATGAGTACGTATCTATCAACGCCGATTACCGTTCCTGATATGCGCCAGATTGATGTTGCCGTGGGGGTGGTGCTTGATGATGCCGGGCGTGTTCTATTGGCGCGGCGTCCAGAAGCACTGCACCAGGGCGGAAAACTCGAGTTTCCTGGTGGCAAGATAGAGCCCGGTGAGTCGCTGGCGCACGCTATGCAGCGTGAGTTCTTGGAAGAGGTTAACCTTGCGTTGCATGTGCCTGAAGACCTAGCGCCGTGGCAAGTGATAGAGCACGATTACGGCGACAAACAAGTACGCTTAATGATTGCTCTAGTGACGTCTTACTCAGGAACGCCAATGGGAAACGAAGGGCAAGATGTGTTCTGGCAACCCGTTGCACAACTCAAAGCAGCGGACTTCCCCGCTGCCAACGTTGCCATTATCGACAAGCTACAACAGCATTTGGGTGTGGAGGATGACCGCCCCATGGTGGACGAGGGCTAG
- the yacG gene encoding DNA gyrase inhibitor YacG — protein sequence MAVPEVKCPTCGKTVQWTKEAKYRPFCSHRCHMIDLGDWITEGHKIPGDPTIDDMMSDDIEKEMKRLQD from the coding sequence ATGGCCGTACCCGAAGTCAAATGCCCCACTTGCGGCAAGACCGTTCAATGGACCAAAGAAGCGAAGTACCGCCCGTTTTGCAGCCATCGCTGCCACATGATTGATTTGGGTGATTGGATAACCGAGGGGCATAAAATACCGGGTGATCCGACAATAGACGATATGATGTCCGATGATATAGAGAAAGAGATGAAACGCCTGCAAGATTAA
- the coaE gene encoding dephospho-CoA kinase (Dephospho-CoA kinase (CoaE) performs the final step in coenzyme A biosynthesis.), which produces MGNGLTGPILGVTGGIGSGKTVVSDLLHNEFGIHVVDADVVAREVVAPEQPAFDAIVSRFPESLSPDGTLNRLWLRTHVLPDDERRKWLESITHPAIRQSIVAQLASASGPYRVLVSPLLFESGQAELCDATLVVDAAERQQVERAMQRDGNGAALIQQIMSKQWPRDKRLQAADFIIDNTGSLEALHKATQRFHHRYVQQLSSSAQ; this is translated from the coding sequence ATGGGCAATGGGCTAACGGGACCCATTCTTGGCGTTACTGGCGGCATTGGCTCAGGCAAGACCGTCGTGAGTGATTTACTGCACAACGAGTTTGGCATTCATGTGGTGGACGCCGATGTCGTTGCGCGTGAAGTTGTCGCTCCCGAGCAACCCGCGTTTGACGCTATTGTAAGCCGTTTCCCCGAATCCCTCAGTCCCGATGGCACCTTGAACAGGCTTTGGCTACGCACCCATGTGCTACCCGATGATGAACGTCGTAAGTGGCTAGAGTCGATCACTCACCCCGCCATTCGTCAAAGCATTGTCGCTCAACTGGCGAGCGCATCCGGCCCCTATCGTGTTCTGGTATCGCCCTTACTCTTCGAGTCCGGCCAAGCTGAGCTTTGCGACGCCACCCTGGTTGTTGACGCTGCCGAGCGGCAGCAGGTTGAGCGAGCAATGCAGCGCGACGGCAATGGTGCAGCCCTGATTCAGCAGATCATGTCGAAACAATGGCCACGCGATAAACGGTTGCAGGCGGCGGACTTTATCATCGACAATACGGGCTCATTAGAAGCGTTGCACAAAGCAACACAACGTTTTCACCACCGCTACGTTCAGCAGCTCAGTTCGTCAGCACAATAA
- a CDS encoding A24 family peptidase, which produces MQSFIVTLQQMPAIYYALALLFGLCIGSFLNVVIHRLPKMLERAWQYEARSVLALESGEAEEPYNLAVPRSACPSCGHRIRWFENLPVVSYLFLRGRCSACGASIGGRYPLVELLTAALTVAVALSVPPSLAALLWMAFVWALVALTFIDLDTQLLPDQITLPLLWLGLLLHISPSSGLSLDQAVIGAAAGYGSLWLVFHAFRLLTGKEGMGYGDFKLFAVFGAWFGWQALPLIILLSSVVGAIAGLLMMLLLGRDRQIPIAFGPYLCGAALVYLFWGEQLVQGYLAWAMG; this is translated from the coding sequence ATGCAGTCTTTTATTGTTACCCTGCAGCAAATGCCCGCCATTTACTATGCCCTCGCGCTGTTGTTTGGCCTTTGCATCGGCAGTTTCTTGAATGTGGTTATTCACCGCCTTCCCAAAATGCTCGAACGGGCATGGCAATATGAAGCCAGAAGTGTTCTGGCGTTGGAATCTGGAGAGGCAGAAGAGCCCTATAATTTAGCAGTGCCGCGCTCGGCCTGCCCTTCGTGCGGGCACCGCATACGGTGGTTTGAGAACTTGCCCGTCGTTAGCTATCTGTTTCTACGCGGCCGTTGCAGTGCTTGTGGGGCCTCTATCGGTGGTCGCTATCCTCTCGTTGAGCTGCTCACTGCCGCCTTGACCGTGGCAGTGGCACTTTCCGTCCCACCCAGCTTGGCGGCTTTGCTGTGGATGGCATTTGTCTGGGCGTTGGTAGCACTGACCTTTATTGACTTAGACACTCAGCTATTACCCGATCAAATCACGCTACCACTTCTCTGGCTAGGCCTGCTCTTGCACATTTCGCCATCTAGCGGCTTGTCGCTTGATCAAGCTGTTATTGGGGCTGCGGCGGGATACGGGTCGTTGTGGCTGGTGTTTCATGCTTTCCGTTTGCTCACCGGTAAAGAAGGCATGGGTTATGGCGACTTCAAGCTCTTTGCGGTGTTTGGAGCCTGGTTTGGCTGGCAAGCGTTACCGTTAATCATTTTGTTATCGTCCGTAGTGGGCGCTATAGCGGGCTTGCTCATGATGCTGCTACTCGGCCGTGACCGCCAGATCCCCATTGCCTTTGGGCCCTATCTGTGTGGCGCTGCCTTGGTTTATCTGTTTTGGGGCGAGCAGCTGGTACAGGGGTATTTAGCATGGGCAATGGGCTAA